The Christiangramia forsetii KT0803 DNA segment CTATTAATGTAACCTTAAAAACAGATTCAGAATCACTTGAAGAGGTGGTTGTAATTGGTTATGGTACACAACAAAGAAAAGATATTACCGGTTCTGTCTCGGTAGTTTCAGATGAAGCAATTAGAGGGTTGCAGCCTATACAAACAACTCAGGCATTGCAAGGAACTTCTTCCGGGGTTGTGGTAACGCAAACCTCCGGGGCACCTGGAGCATCTCTAAATATTAATATTAGGGGTATTGCTTCCAATACTGAAAATGGCCCTCTTGTAATTATCGATGGGTACCAAACAGATGTGCAGTCACTTAGTAACCTGAATCCTTCAGATGTAGATTCGATGACGATACTTAAGGATGCGCAGGCTGCTATTTATGGTGTTGCCGGGGCCAACGGGGTTATTTTGGTAACTACCAAGACCGGTGAACTAAATATGGCTCCCACGGTAAGCTATGACACTTACTATGGTGTACAGGAAACTTCCAGACAGGTTCCGCTTTTAAATGCCACAGAATATGCGTTGCTTTTAAATGAAAGCTACGCTAATGGAGGTCAGGATTTGCCATTTCCAGTTGTTAGTGGTTTGGGAGAAGGGACAGATTTCCAGCAGGCTGTTTTTGAAACTTCTCCAATTATAAGTCATAACCTGGGATTGTCTGGCGGAACCGAAAAAGTAACCTACGCTGTAGGAGGTTCTCATTTAAGACAGGAAGGAATCATTGCTCCGGAGAAAACGCAGTATAAAAGAAGTACAGCAAAAATTAGCTTAGGAGTAGAGATAAGCGATGCTTTCGATATCGATTTTAATACGATATATACCAATATCGATAGAAACAGTATCAATGAAAACGGATTGGGTTCAGTTCTCTTCAATGCTTTGAACATTGCTCCCACGTTCGATATAGATCAGGAAGATCGTAACGGGTTCTTAGGAAATGAGATTATTAATCCCCTATCGCAAATTGAGAATACATTTAACGAATATAACCTGGATAAATTCAATGGTACTTTTGGATTGAATTTTACACCCATAGATGAATTGGTGTTTACTTCCAGAATTGGATATAATTTCGGGAAGAGTGATGCGAAAAGTTTTTCTCCTATTGTAGATTTTGGTCCTGGAAAAGTTTTTAATGTAACTCGTAGCACAGTGAGCCAAAACAGGATAAACGATAATAATTATACGTTTGACCTTTATGGAAAATATGAAAATACCTTTAATGATGCTCACCACGTTACCTTAACCGGTGGGATGACGGTGATTAGGAATTGGGGAGATGGTTTATTTGCTACCGGTTATGATGTGCCAAATAATTCCTGGGAGTTTGCAGATATAAGCTTAACTACCGGAACCAGTGATGAAAAAAGTAATGATTCCTATGTTTATGACATTAGAAAACTGTCATTTTTCGGAAGGCTTCAATATGATTTTCAGGGAAAATATCTTGTTTCTGGAATGTTGAGACGGGATTCTTCCACAAGATTCAGTCCGGATAATCGAACCGATTATTTTCCATCGGTAACTGCAGGATGGATCATTTCCGAAGAAAATTTTATGGAAGATTCTGAGGTTATTTCATTTTTAAAATTAAGGGCTAGTGCCGGAATTTTAGGTAATGATGAAGTTGGGCAAAACCAGTTCTATAGAGCCTTGTTAAACGGCGAAGCAACCTATGTTTTAGATGGGCAACTTGTAAATGGACGAGCTTTGGGAGGATTGCCAAACCCGTCGGCTAAATGGGAAGAGGCTGAAAAAATAAACCTTGGGTTGGATTTAAGAATGTTAAATAATAGAATTGACATCACCACGGATATTTTTAGAGAAGAAAGAAAAGATCTGCTAATTCCATTTATACCGGTATCCGGAATTTTTGGAACTGGAGCACCTGGCGGAGCTTCTCCAACTGTAAATGCAGGAACTACTGTAAACCAGGGAGCTGAATTTTCTATAAAGTATTCAGATAATATAGGAGATAATTTTAATTTTAATGTAGGCTATAACGTAACCTATATAGACAATGAAGTGACCCAGGTAAATGGAGCTGAATTCATTGCAGGAGGAGCCTTTGGAGTTGGGCAGCCTCAACCTTCCCGTTTTGAAGAGGGTCATGCTATCGGTTATTTTTATGGATATAAAACTGATGGATTATTTCAAACTCAGGCGGAAGCTGATGCAGCCCCAAGTCAGATGGCTCTTGGTGCCCAGGCTCAGGCAGGCGACATTAAGTATGTAGATATCAATAATGATGGGGTTATAAATACAGATGACAGAACCGATATTGGCGATCCTATTGCTGATGTGACAATGGGCTTCAATTTAAGTATGAATTATAAGAATTTTGATTTTTCAGCATATACCTATGCTTCTTTGGGTAACGATATGGTGAGAAACTATGAAAGAAATCAGCCTAATGTAAACAGGCCTGCTTACTATCTTGAAAGATGGAGAGGAGTTGGAACCAGCAATGAAGTGCCACGTTTAACTACAGGAGCGACATCTAATAATGTGCTATCTGAATTTTTTGTAGAAGATGCTTCCTATGCCAGGATTCAAAATGTTCAAATAGGATATTCTCTTCCAGATGATCTTATGGAACGAATTAAGATAGATAGGTTGAGGATATATGCCTCTGTAAATAACTTATACACTTTTACTAGATATAAAGGTTTTGATCCTTCAGCTACTACCGGTGAGCCTATTGGTGGGGGAATTGATTACGGGTTTTATCCTGTTCCAAGAATATTCTCAGTTGGTGTAAACCTTAATTTATAAATAGGAAATTATGAAATTAAAAATATCAAATTTCAATATAGTTGTTCTCCTACTCGCTATGATAGCTTTTGTGGGCTGTAGTGATGAATATCTTGAGGAAACAGAAGAATATACCATAGATTCAGAAAATTATTTTAATTCTGAACAGGACTACGTTGATGCCCTAATAGGTGCCTATGATCCGCTTCAAGCGACGTATGTAAATGTGATACTTGGAGAGATCGCTTCAGATAACACGCTCAGTGGAGGTGAAAGCGCTACAGATGTGATAGGTTTTCAGCAGGTAGATGAAATGACTCATACTCCTGTAAACGATAATATAGATGATGTTTGGGACTGGAATTTTGCCGGTGTACAGCGTGCGAATTATATCCTGGAATTTAAGGATAAAACAGATTTTGAAGGTAAAGACAGGATCATTGCTGAAACCAGGTTCTTAAGGGCTTATTTCAATTTTGAACTGGTTAAATGGTTTGGCCCTATTCCTTTAAGCGGTGATCAGCGTTTTCAGCTTGGTGATGAAACCTCCGTACCTCGTTCTCCTGTAAGTGAAGTGTATGCACAAATAGAATCAGATCTTCTATTTGCTATTGATAATATGGATTATACCGCTCCGCAGGTTGGGCGTGCAACCAAAGGCTCTGCACAGGCATTACTGGGAAAGGTTTATTTATATCAGGACAAATTTCAGCAATCAGCAGACGTTTTACAGGACGTAATTGAAAGCGGACAATATCATTTATACGGAACACAGGCAGACGAAGATTATACCAATCTCTTTGAACAGGTAGGTGAAAATAGCGCTGAAGCTGTTTTTGAAATTCAATATACCGGAGAAGAAGGAGCAGGATTTGACTGTTTGCAATGTAGTGAAGGAAATGTTGCAGTAGGGTTCCAGGGAATCAGAAATTACTCAGGGCCTATTTTTGAGTCTGGTTTTAGCTTTAATGTGCCAGTACAGGAAGTATATGACCTTTTTGCTGAAAATGATATACGACGCGATTATTCTATTCTTGATATCGAAGCCTGGGCTGCTGAAACAGGTGCCACGTATGTAGAAGGTTATAAGCATACCGGATATTTTAACCGTAAGTATCTTCCAAGACAAAATAATAATGTTGGGGATGCAAATTTAACGCAACCTAATAATTACCGTGCCATTAGATATGCCGATGTTTTGTTGATGGCTGCTGAAGCTTTAAACCGTGGAGGTATCAACGATCAGCTAGCACAAAATTATTTAAATATGGTACGTGATAGGGCCGGTCTTGATGATGTAACCGCAACTGGATCTACGTTAACAGATGCTATCTATATGGATAGACGCCTGGAGCTTGTAGGAGAAGGTCATAGATTCTTTGATCTTGTGAGAACCGGAAGAGCAGCAAATGCCATAGATGGTTTTTCATCAAATAAAAACGAACTTTTTCCTATTCCACTTGAAGAAATTGAATTCTCTCAGGGTAACTGGGAACAAAATCCTGGATATTAATAAAAAAACAAATTAGAAATGAAGCATATAAAACAATTACTGGTATTATTCCTGGCTTTCAATGTATTTACTTCCTGTGAAAAAGAGGAAGAAACATCATATATACTGCAGGATGTTTCTGCACCAACAGGTATTAGCGCAGCATTTGATATATCAAATGACGAGGAGGGGACAGTTAGTGTTACTCCAACTGCTGAAGGGGCGACTGAATTTCAAGTGTATTTTGGCGATACAGAAGGCGAAGATCCCCTTATAGTAGCTCCTGGAGAGACAGTGAACCATACCTATGCTGAAGGAGAATATAATTTAAGAATAGTTGCCGTAGGTCTTACCGGTTTAACCAGTGAACTGGTTAGAGTAGTAACTATATCCTTTGGTGCACCGTCAGAACTTGAGGTAGATATAGAAAAATCTACTACAAATCCATTAGAGATCATAGTAACCCCAACGGCGGTAGGAGCCACGGTGTATGATATTTATTTTGGAGATATAGAAGACGAAGAACCGACCACTATTATGGATGGGGAATCTGCAAATCATATATATGCCGAAGAAGGAGATTATACTGTTAGAGTGGTTGCTCGTGGAGGAGGTGCTGCAACAGTTGAATATTCTGAAGAAGTTAGCGTTTCTGCTGCTTCGGGCGCATCGAAGTTGCCAATTACTTTTGATGATGCCACGGTAAATTACGCTTTTGAGACCTTTAATGGGGCGAATTTTGAAATTCTGGATAATCCTCAATTGTCAGGTATCAATTCAGAAGAATCTATGGTAGGTGCCATTACTAATTCAGGTAATGCTTTTGAAGGTGTTACTTTCCAGTTAGGAGAGCCAGTAGATTTTAGTGGAGATAATAAGACAATTACCTTAAAATTTTATTCTGAAGTAGCGGTACCGCTATTGCTTAAGTTTGAAGGAGGAGTCAACGACGAAAGACAAAACGAAGTGAATGCTAATCACACCGGTTCAGGTTGGGAAGAAATAAGTTTTGATTTCGCAACGAATGCTAAAACAAGTTATATCAGCGATTCAGATCCTGGAGGAGAAGCTTTTGTGCCGGAAGGGCAATATGCGACCATGACTCTTTTTGTTGATGGGCCTGGAACTACTGCAGGAACGTTTTATTTAGATGACGTTATGCAAGCCGGGGGCGAACCTGGAGAAGCATTTAAATTACCGGTAACTTTTGACTCTGAAACCGTTGCTTATACGAATTCTGGAGTTTCATTTGAAATCGTAACAAATCCGAATCAATCAGGAATTAACTCCACAGATACAAAAGTTGGTGCGGTAACTAATGCAGGTGCCAATTTTGAAGCTATCACTTTCACTTTAGATGAGGCGGTAGATTTTTCTGGAGATAATAAAACGATTACCATGAAGGTATATTCTGAAGTTGCCTATCCCGTCCTTTTCAAATTCGAGACCGGTGTAAATGGAGAAAGAGCCAATGAGGTGGAAGTAAATCACGGCGGAACAGGTTGGGAAGAATTAACGTTCGATTTTGCCAATAATGCCAGAAATAGTTTTGTGCAGGGTGACGATGCCAATAATGGACAACCTTTTGTGCCAACTGGACAATATGATCAATTTTCAATATTTTTAGATTTTGCAGGAGCAACTGCAGGGACATTTTATATTGATGATGTTTTTCAAGCTACAGGTGGGGATGGCTCAAATGGTGGAGGTGCCACAGGAATTACTACCACAAGTTTCCCGGTAGATTTTGAGTCTGCCATGAATGGTGGAGCAGCTGCAAACTGGTCTATATTTGAAAATGCAGATAATCCCGCTCTAGAGATTATTTCGAATCCTGATGCAAGTGGAGTTAATACTTCTGCTACTGTAGCTAAGTTTATAGCTAGACAGGGAGGTCAGTCATTTGCCGGAACCATCACTCAACTACAAAATTCTCTCACCTTAGATGAATCTAACAGTATTGTTAAGATCATGGTTTGGAAATCAGTGGTTAGTGATGTTGGAATTAAATTTGAGAATCCTGAAGGTGGATCTACCGGAGAGATAAAGGTTGCCAATACAAAAACTAATGAATGGGAAGAGCTAACTTTTGACTTTTCAGGAGTGATTGGAAGGCCTGAAAATTCAAATATTACGGGACTTGTAATATTCCCGGATTTTCAAGAGAGAATGCAGGATAATGTTGTCTTTTTTGATAATATTACTTTAAATGCTGCCGGAAGTACTGGCGGTAATGGCGGAGGTGAAACTTCGGAAGATTTTGCGCTGCCAATAAATTTTGGTGCAGATATCGAGTATACTACTGGTGCTAATAGCGTTCCTTTTGAGGTGGTAACCAATCCAGAGCAATCAGGGATTAATGCCACCGATACTAAGGTTGGAAAAGTCACCAATCAGGGAGGTCAATACGAAGCACTAACATTTTTACTGGATGAGGCTATCGATTTTTCAGGTTCGAATAAAACAATCACTATGAAAGTTTATTCTGAAGTTGCTTATCAGGTACTCTTTAAATTAGAAACTGGAATGAATGGTGAACGAGCGAATGAAGTGGAAGTAAGTCATAGCGGTAACGGTTGGGAAGAATTATCCTTTAATTTCAACAATGCCAGAAACAGTTTTGTTCAGGGCGACGACGCCAATAACGGACAGCCATTTGTGCCAACGGGTCAATATGATGAAATATCTATTTTCTTGGATTTTGCTGGTTTTACTGCAGGTGATTTCTACATTGATGATATAGAACAGAATTAGAAAATGATGAAGATGAAAAATATAAAATTTATTAACGGAATTAAATTTTCCTTGTTAGCGATCCTAGCCTTAGCAGTCTTTAGCTGTGTAGACGATGATTATGATATTGGAACAGTTAGTACTCCCTCCAATCTTAGCCTTGATTTTGAAATTGTTGGTGCAAGTGCTGATATGCCTGATGGAGATGGTAGTGGGGAAGTGATTTTCACCGCTAAGGCAGATAATGCCATGACCTACAAATTTATATTTGGGGATGGTTTTGAAAAGATTTCAAGTACCGGAGTGGTGACCTATTCGTTTAGTGGAAATGGAGTTAACGATTATACGGTAAGTGTGGTAGCTTCAGGGACTGGGGGCGCAATGTCCAGTATGTCTACAGAAGTGAGCGTATTTAGTAGTTTTGATGATCCTGAAACTAAAGAATTATTAACCGGTGGAGATTCTAAAACCTGGTATGTAGCTGCGGCACAGCCAGGGCATTTAGGGGTAGGTCCTTCCTCTGGAGATGGTTTTGATAGTCCTATTTATTATGCTGCGGCTCCAAATGAAAAAGCCGGTGAAGACGTAAGTGCCTGCTTTTATACCGATGTACTCACCTATAGCTTAAATGCCAATGGAGATATTATTTATAACCAGGATAATAATGGTGCGACGTTTTACAATGTAGATTTTACAGATGGAGCAGGAGAAGACCAATGTCGTGACTTAGATACCGGTGGTGATAAAAACGCATCCCTGGCTCCGGCGACTTCAGGAATTGAAAGTTCTACAGGAACAGCAATTAATTATGCGAACGGTGGATTTATGAGTTATTTTATTGGTACTTCTACTTATGAAATTCTTGAAATTACTGAAAATACAATGTATGTACGGGCAATTCCAGCAAGTAATCCTGCGCTAGCCTGGTATCTTAAATTCACTACCACACCTTATGATCAGCAGGGAGCTACGGGAGGTGGAGAAGAAGAATTTGAGACTCAATTTGAAGACCTTGCCTGGTCTGATGAGTTTAATGGAGATGCTTTAGATACTGAAACCTGGAATTATGAGATTGGAAATGGAACCGATGGTTGGGGTAATGGAGAAGTTCAGTATTACACAGAAGATAATGTAAGTGTACAGGATGGTAACCTTGTGATCACAGCAAGGCGTGAAGCAGAGAGTGGATTTGATTTTACCTCTGCCAGAATTACTACTCAGGATAACTATGAATTCACTTACGGTAGAATAGAAGCCAGAGCTAAAATGCCTGCCGGAGGAGGAACCTGGCCTGCTATCTGGATGTTAGGCGCTAATTTTGACGAAGTGGGTTGGCCTGAAACCGGTGAGATCGATATTATGGAATGGGTAGGAAATGAGCCAAATAGGACTTCATCTGCACTTCATTTGCCTGGAAACTCAGGAGGAAATGCTGTAGTGGGAGACGCTATAATCAACAATGCTACTTCTGAATTTCATATTTATACGGCAGAGTGGACCGAGGATAGCATTACCTTCCTTTTAGACGGGGAAGTATATTTCACGTTCGATAATGATGCTTCAAAACCATTTAATAAAGACTTCTTTCTAATACTTAACGTTGCCATGGGCGGCGGACTTGGTGGAGCAATTGATGCTGATTTTCAGGAATCATCTATGGAAATTGACTACATCAAAGTGTATCAATAATTACGTTTGTTTAAGCCATAAATTCCCGGGGCTGGATCTCCGGGATTTATTTAAATTATCATGAAAAAACTTTTAATATTCATGTCCCTTTCTTTAGGGACCATGGGATTATATTCCCAAAATTCAACGATTCCGAGTTCTGTTAAAAATGTGGAAGCTAAGGTAGATTCAGTATTAAACCTGATGACCCTGGAAGAAAAAGTTGGGCAAATGATCCAATATAATGGAAGTTGGGATCTTACGGGACCTGCTTCTGAAACTGGAAATAAGCAGAAAGAGGACAGACTGAAGAAAGGTCTTGTTGGGTCTATGCTCAATGTTCTTTCTGTAGAAGCGACTGAAAAAGCCCAGAAACTTAACATGGAAAACTCCAGGATGAAGATCCCTTTAATGTTTGGTTATGACGTGATCCATGGTTATAAAACGATTTTTCCTGTACCACTTGCAGAAACTGCCAGTTGGGATATGGAAGCTGCCGAAGAATCAGCGCGAATTGCTGCTTTAGAATCGGTTGCAGAAGGGGTGAACTGGACATTTTCACCCATGATAGATATTTCCCGCGACGCACGCTGGGGACGTATCATGGAGGGATCGGGTGAAGATCCGTATTTAACTTCTAAAGTGGCCGTGGCAAAAGTAAAAGGTTATCAAGGGGAAGATCTTTCCAATCCTAAAACAATAGCCGCAACCGCAAAGCATTTTGCCGGTTATGGTTTTGCTGAAGGAGGAAAAGATTATAACACGGTTAATATTGGTGAAAACGAATTGCATAATGTGATTTTACCACCGTTTAAAGCGGCAGCAGACGCTGGTGTGGCAACTTTTATGAACTCTTTCAATACCATTGATGGAATTCCTGCTACCGGAAGTGAAAGCCTACAAAGAGAAATTCTGAAAGGAGACTGGGACTGGACCGGATTTATGGTTTCAGATTGGGGCTCTATTGCTGAAATGATCCCTCACGGATTCGCTAAAGACAAAATCCATGCTGCTGAAATTGCCGTAAAAGCTGGTAGCGATATGGATATGGAAGGTGGTGCTTATGAAGCCGGGCTCGAAAAACTTGTTGCTGCAGGAAAAGTAGAAGAAGCTTTAATTGATGATGCGGTAAAAAGGATTCTTCGGGTAAAGTTTAAAATGGGACTTTTTGATGATCCTTACAGATATATTAATTCTGAAACTAAGAAAAATGTGCCTTACAAGGAACATATGTCTACTGCGAGGGATATTGCCAAAAAATCCATCGTGCTTTTAAAGAATGAAAATGATCTTTTACCAATTAAAACTTCAGTTAAGAAAATTGCAGTTATTGGTCCGTTGGCAGATGACAAAGACACGCCAATTGGAAACTGGAGAGCGCAGGGAGAAGAAAATTCGGCTGT contains these protein-coding regions:
- a CDS encoding SusC/RagA family TonB-linked outer membrane protein, with translation MRKFTCLLIVFLSGFFGAYAQSFPVSGLVSDENNMPLLGVNVIVKGEARGTTTDFDGNYTVEDISSGDILQFSYVGFETQEITINDQQTINVTLKTDSESLEEVVVIGYGTQQRKDITGSVSVVSDEAIRGLQPIQTTQALQGTSSGVVVTQTSGAPGASLNINIRGIASNTENGPLVIIDGYQTDVQSLSNLNPSDVDSMTILKDAQAAIYGVAGANGVILVTTKTGELNMAPTVSYDTYYGVQETSRQVPLLNATEYALLLNESYANGGQDLPFPVVSGLGEGTDFQQAVFETSPIISHNLGLSGGTEKVTYAVGGSHLRQEGIIAPEKTQYKRSTAKISLGVEISDAFDIDFNTIYTNIDRNSINENGLGSVLFNALNIAPTFDIDQEDRNGFLGNEIINPLSQIENTFNEYNLDKFNGTFGLNFTPIDELVFTSRIGYNFGKSDAKSFSPIVDFGPGKVFNVTRSTVSQNRINDNNYTFDLYGKYENTFNDAHHVTLTGGMTVIRNWGDGLFATGYDVPNNSWEFADISLTTGTSDEKSNDSYVYDIRKLSFFGRLQYDFQGKYLVSGMLRRDSSTRFSPDNRTDYFPSVTAGWIISEENFMEDSEVISFLKLRASAGILGNDEVGQNQFYRALLNGEATYVLDGQLVNGRALGGLPNPSAKWEEAEKINLGLDLRMLNNRIDITTDIFREERKDLLIPFIPVSGIFGTGAPGGASPTVNAGTTVNQGAEFSIKYSDNIGDNFNFNVGYNVTYIDNEVTQVNGAEFIAGGAFGVGQPQPSRFEEGHAIGYFYGYKTDGLFQTQAEADAAPSQMALGAQAQAGDIKYVDINNDGVINTDDRTDIGDPIADVTMGFNLSMNYKNFDFSAYTYASLGNDMVRNYERNQPNVNRPAYYLERWRGVGTSNEVPRLTTGATSNNVLSEFFVEDASYARIQNVQIGYSLPDDLMERIKIDRLRIYASVNNLYTFTRYKGFDPSATTGEPIGGGIDYGFYPVPRIFSVGVNLNL
- the bglX gene encoding beta-glucosidase BglX, translating into MKKLLIFMSLSLGTMGLYSQNSTIPSSVKNVEAKVDSVLNLMTLEEKVGQMIQYNGSWDLTGPASETGNKQKEDRLKKGLVGSMLNVLSVEATEKAQKLNMENSRMKIPLMFGYDVIHGYKTIFPVPLAETASWDMEAAEESARIAALESVAEGVNWTFSPMIDISRDARWGRIMEGSGEDPYLTSKVAVAKVKGYQGEDLSNPKTIAATAKHFAGYGFAEGGKDYNTVNIGENELHNVILPPFKAAADAGVATFMNSFNTIDGIPATGSESLQREILKGDWDWTGFMVSDWGSIAEMIPHGFAKDKIHAAEIAVKAGSDMDMEGGAYEAGLEKLVAAGKVEEALIDDAVKRILRVKFKMGLFDDPYRYINSETKKNVPYKEHMSTARDIAKKSIVLLKNENDLLPIKTSVKKIAVIGPLADDKDTPIGNWRAQGEENSAVSVLEGLKNANLDAQITYAQGIKLGMGERSFLMPLKINKTDTTGMGEAVRNAKNAELVVMVLGEDAFQSGEGRSQAKIGLAGLQMELLKAVHKVNKNIVLVLINGRPLELSWSSENIPTIVEAWQLGSESGNAIADVLLGKYNPSGKLPVSFPRAVGQEPLYYNHKNTGRPFSAEHVTYAHYTDIENGPLYPFGYGLSYTQFDYARPELSVESIKSREKATLSVAVTNSGDRKGKEVVQLYLRDLVATTARPVKELKGFEMIELEPGETKTVEFIINEEMLKFYNASEKWEAEEGEFQLMVGGNSEDVQSVKFNFSN
- a CDS encoding RagB/SusD family nutrient uptake outer membrane protein, giving the protein MKLKISNFNIVVLLLAMIAFVGCSDEYLEETEEYTIDSENYFNSEQDYVDALIGAYDPLQATYVNVILGEIASDNTLSGGESATDVIGFQQVDEMTHTPVNDNIDDVWDWNFAGVQRANYILEFKDKTDFEGKDRIIAETRFLRAYFNFELVKWFGPIPLSGDQRFQLGDETSVPRSPVSEVYAQIESDLLFAIDNMDYTAPQVGRATKGSAQALLGKVYLYQDKFQQSADVLQDVIESGQYHLYGTQADEDYTNLFEQVGENSAEAVFEIQYTGEEGAGFDCLQCSEGNVAVGFQGIRNYSGPIFESGFSFNVPVQEVYDLFAENDIRRDYSILDIEAWAAETGATYVEGYKHTGYFNRKYLPRQNNNVGDANLTQPNNYRAIRYADVLLMAAEALNRGGINDQLAQNYLNMVRDRAGLDDVTATGSTLTDAIYMDRRLELVGEGHRFFDLVRTGRAANAIDGFSSNKNELFPIPLEEIEFSQGNWEQNPGY
- a CDS encoding family 16 glycosylhydrolase, which translates into the protein MKNIKFINGIKFSLLAILALAVFSCVDDDYDIGTVSTPSNLSLDFEIVGASADMPDGDGSGEVIFTAKADNAMTYKFIFGDGFEKISSTGVVTYSFSGNGVNDYTVSVVASGTGGAMSSMSTEVSVFSSFDDPETKELLTGGDSKTWYVAAAQPGHLGVGPSSGDGFDSPIYYAAAPNEKAGEDVSACFYTDVLTYSLNANGDIIYNQDNNGATFYNVDFTDGAGEDQCRDLDTGGDKNASLAPATSGIESSTGTAINYANGGFMSYFIGTSTYEILEITENTMYVRAIPASNPALAWYLKFTTTPYDQQGATGGGEEEFETQFEDLAWSDEFNGDALDTETWNYEIGNGTDGWGNGEVQYYTEDNVSVQDGNLVITARREAESGFDFTSARITTQDNYEFTYGRIEARAKMPAGGGTWPAIWMLGANFDEVGWPETGEIDIMEWVGNEPNRTSSALHLPGNSGGNAVVGDAIINNATSEFHIYTAEWTEDSITFLLDGEVYFTFDNDASKPFNKDFFLILNVAMGGGLGGAIDADFQESSMEIDYIKVYQ